In Nitrospira sp. MA-1, the genomic window AAAAAGCGGCATCAATTTGAAACGTATCCCACCACCCATTTCTTTTCCAATGGAATGCTTGTGCTCACCAAAGAGGGCAAACTAGAACCCGCCGAACTTGCCAGCTTGATTCGACAATCTTTCTCTATTCAAACCTAGATTCTGTTTTGGTGGATCTATATTGATCCATATTCCACACCTGGCTGGCAGAGGTTTCATTTTGACCAGCAGAATATACCGATTTTCCCCAGCGACAGGTCTTTGAATGTGTTGAAGGGTTTTGAGATTCAGAGCTATACAGAATAAACAGCCACAGCGCCTGGTTGCTGGCTCACGGAGACTCGATAGAGAGGTGGTGCTTCGAAGTGGGGCACCAGTGTTTCCCAGATGACTTTTGCAAGCGCGGAATCTGTAACGGGGATGTTGGCAAAGGCCTGATCCTGGCTCAGATTTCGTTGGTCAAACCTTGTAATGACATGGGTTCTGACGATTTGATCCACAGTGTCTAAATTCATAACCTGCCCTGTGTCTGGGGAAATTAGGCCTTTGATGGCAATCCACAGATCATAATCATGTCCTTGGGGATTACTCGTCCTGAGTTGATGCACTGCAGAAAATGCATAGCGTCGAGCGATTAAGGCCGAATCTCTTTGGGAGGATTGGAGATCTCCATCCATGAAGCTCGCGTTCACTTCAGCGTAGAGGGTTTCGTCTTCGTAAAGACGAAGTGCATCTGGATTAGGAAGGTCTGGATGCTTTTCTAAAATGTGCCATAGGATAATTGCAAAATTTTCGGTTGTGGGAATTCGTTCAGAAAAATAGGGAGTATCAAGATTTAAGTTTTTATGATCAAATTGTTCCAGAACCGCATTTAAAATGTTTTTTAAATCATATAAATTGATGATCATTCCTGTGACAGGATCGATGTCCCCACGCAAGGTGACTTCCAATAAATAATTATGGCCATGGGTATTCACATTATTACAGAGATCAAAAACGGCACGGTTTTTTGCGTCGTCCCATTGAGGGTTGTGGTAGCGGTGGGAGGAGCAAAACTCTAGGCGTTTGGTGAGGGTCGCTTTAGGCATGGGGAACCTCTATAAAAAAGAAAAGGGCTGGAGCTTGGTTGCCTATGGGAGTCCAAGTCCAGCCCTAATTGGTTAGGGGTCTGAGAGAATATTTTTTAGGTCGAGAACGAGCTTCCACATCCACAGGTGGACTTCGCTTGAGGATTTTTAATGGCAAATCCCGACCCTTGCAGACTATCCACGTAATCGACTTCTGCGCCGCTGAGCATTGGGGCGCTCTGGGAATCCACAATGACCTTCACGTCGCCTTTTTCAATGATGGTGTCATCGTCGCTGGTTTTATCTTCAAACGACATTCCATATTGATAGCCGCTGCAGCCGCCGCCTTTGACGTAAATGCGCAAGCCGACGGAATTTTCTTCTTCTTTAATCAGTTCCTTAATTTTCTGCTCTGCAATCTCAGTAATCGTTACCATAGTTGTTGTATCCTCCTTTTAATCACACATTTTTTGTAGCTTCATCTTTCCTTTCAATCGGTTGAAAGGAGTTCAACATTGAGCTTACATCTTAAAGCACGACTTTTATTCTTGTCAATTTATAGAAGGACTGAGAGGTTGCGGAATCATGAAGAGTAAATGATGCATCACTCAAGATCTTTTAGCCATTCCTGCCTCAACTCCTGAGGAACTGGGGCTTCTGTGCGATATTGAGGGTGGAGGATAGTCAGAAAGGCAGGGACTTCATCCTGGGCCAAGAGGTCTCGAAAGGTTTGGGTGGTGGAAAATCGTACAAAATGCACGGCACTGATTTTATCTTCCTTGCTATGCCCAGCCTCAAAATTTGCAAAAACTGAGGTATCCCCAACCTTGAGGCCCACGGTATCGGACTGGTCAATATTCTGAAAAGAATCCAGCATCGATTGAATTTTTTCGGAATCGGTGATTTCGATAAACAGTGTGGCGCTCAATTCATCACGACCTGGTAGCAAAGCATTGTACACGTCACATTCTTCCTGAATTTTTCCGGGATCAAAGATTCGCTCTATTCGAATCATTTCTTGTATTTGAAATAGCAGGGTTTCACGATTCTCAAACACGAGTGTCACGAGTTCCCCTACAGAAATACGGCGCCGTTTTTTAAGCGTAATAATTCGTTGCCGAATGTCGGCACGATTTTCTTCATATTGAGCGGCTGAGAGGAGGTCTTGTGGTGTGAGCAGGTTCATGGTGTTAATCCATAGGCGTTACGAACGACTTGAATAGGGTGAAGGGTCGATTGCGTTGGTGCAGTTTGAAGCGCCTGGTCCAGTTGTAGGGCCGACAGAGGGCAATCGGAGGCGACGACGTCGAAAGGCTCCTCTTGAATTTCTCGCACAGCTTTTTTGGCGATTTTCATTGAGAGATCAAAAAATTCAGTCTTGGCACTCCAGGCTCCATCATGGCCGGAACATTTTTCGATCAGATGAACCGTGGCCCCGGTCAGCTCCAACAATTCTTTTGATTTGAAGCCGATATTCTGATCACGTAAATGACAGGGAATTTGATAGGCCACGCGTCCAGGATTGAACTGGAAATCAAGGGAAAGCTTGCCTTCCCGTTTGAGCCGCATTAAATATTCACAAAGATCAAACGTGCGCTCACTCAAGTGCTTCATTTCAGGTGTGGGTTTGAGGTAAGGGTATTCCCGTTTGAACATCAGGCTACAACTGGGAGCTGGCACGACGATGTCATATCCCTGATCGAGATAGGGCGCAAAGAGTCGATATTGAGACTCGGCAATCTTGGCCATTCCATCGGTATCACCCAAGTCAAACCGTGGCATCCCACAGCACTGCTGGTCAGGGGGCACCACGACCTCAATGCCATTTTTCTCTAAAATTTGCACTGTGGCCTTCCCGATATCAGTCACCTGATATGTCACCAGGCAGCTTGGGAAGAAGGCCACTTTTCCCTGGCTGCGGGATGCGGGAGCCGGCTTCCGCTGGTTCCACCATTGGGTGAAGGTCTGGGATTGAAACGGAAGGACCTGACGGTTTTTGTGCACGCCCACCATACGTTCAGCCAGACTACGAAGCCAAGGGGTGCGAAGGGCCCAATTGGTTAGCGGGGCGGTCAGGCTGCCCAACTTTCCGATTAAATCGGTTTGGATCAGGAGTTTGTCACGCCATGTGGCGCCACCTTCAGCCGTCCGCTGCTTTTTCCAGGCAGCCATGAGCCGGGGGAAATCCAAATCATATTGATGGGGCGGAGAATAAGGACAATGGTTGAAACAGAGTTTGCAGTAATAGCATTCCTGTTCAACCTTTGTGAAATCCTGTGGGGTGAATTTTGTTGAGTCGCTCTCATACTCATCAATCCGGTCAATAAGCGTATTGAACGACGGACATAAGTTAAAGCATCGTCGACATCCGTCACAGACATCGAAGATCCGTCGGGTCTCGGTTTCGAGCTGAGACCGCGTCCAGCCGGGCGTGATAAGGTCAAATTTTGGCACAGGTTGTGACGTCGCTTGAAAAGGCTTTGGAAGACTGATTGCAGGGCGGCAACCTTTTTCATCAGCCACCGCCATGCGTCATAATGCCGAAATTATCAGCCCTGTTTCAGAGTTTCCAGCCCTTTCGTGAACCGGTTCGCATGGGATCGTTCCGCTTTAGCCAATGTTTCAAACCATTCGGCAAGTTCCTCAAGGCCTTCATCCCGAGCGGTTTTCGCCATACCGGGATACATCTGGGTGTATTCATAGGTCTCACCTTCAATCGACGCTTTCAAATTGGCTTCGGTGTTGCCAATCGGCACGCCGGTGGCAGGATCACCGACTTCTTTCAAAAAGTCCAAGTGCCCAAACGCATGCCCGGTTTCAGCTTCCGAGGTATCACGAAAGAGACCGCCGATATCGGTATAGCCTTCAATATCCGCGCGTCGGGCGAAATATAAATAGCGCCGATTCGCTTGCGATTCGCCGGCAAACGCCGCTTTTAAGTTTTCATGGCTCTTCGTGCCTTTAAGAGCTTTTCCCATGGAGTCCTCCTTTAACGGTTGTGGGGTGTAACCCCGATGATGAATGGTTGATTGAGCGCCCGCGGTGGCGGCGACAGGAGCCGCAATATCCACGGAAGGCGACTTGATAACTGGTAATTTCAAAATCTTTGGGAATGCCGGCCGGGGAGGTCAGGCGATTTAATCGGGGATCCATGACATCGACAATGGCTTGGCACTCCACACAAATCAAATGGTGATGGGGAGACAGGTTGGCATCAAATCGAGCCCGGGTATGGCCAATATTGACTTCATGGATCAAGCCGGAGGTACGTAAGACCCCAAGGGTGTAGTAGACGGTGTTCAGAGACATCATGGGAAATTGCGGAGCGACTTGGGTAAAGAGATCTTCCGCTGTCGGATGCGCAGTACTGCGGAGGAGCGCGTCGTAAATGGCCGTTCGCTGCGGAGTCGTTTTCAATCCGCAGCCCTGGAATTTCTGCTTGATGTCATTAAAAGAAATATCCATTCTATTCCTATTTAAGAATAATTACTATTTAACAAAGATCTCACGAATGGGTCAACCGAAGTCCGCCGACTGCATTGGAGCAAGCAAAGCCAAGATGATATTGGGAGGGTCCGTACTTCGGTGAGTCGTGCCTTAGAGATAGTTAACGTTCTTTAGGAACCCACTGTCGCCATCCTTGGCCTTCGTGTCCAAACTGAAAATGGGTGGGATGAAGGATCTCAGCCAAAATTTCAAGGGATTCAACCAGGCGCGGTCCCGGACGGTTGAAAAACTGGTTCCCATCTGTCAGGTACACCTTCTGATTTTGCACCGCTCGTAACTGTGGCCAAAAAGGATGGGATGTCATGACCGGCATTTCTTCTTGAATGCGAGCCATTGAAAACCCACACGGCATCAAAACCAGGAAATCCGGATCCGAGTCCACCAAGGCTTCCCAGGTTATCCAGGGGGCATGTTTCCCCTGCTGTCCAAAGACCGATTGACCTCCGGCCAGATGAACCAGTTCGGGTACCCAGTTGCCGGCAGCCATCAGCGGTTCCATCCATTCGATGCAGGCGACAGTGGGGGGAGTCAGTTGTTGTTGGGAATATTCGGCAATGTCGCCCATGCGTTGGTGGGCCTGTTTCATAAATTCCTGCCCGGCAGCTTGCTGTCCTAATCCTTCCGCCACTCTGGTCAGATCGTCCCAAACCCCTGATAAGTCCTGTGCGCTCAAGGAAATCAATGTGGGTGACGACCCAACTAAGTCGTGAAGGGCCCGCTGCACCTCATTCGCACTCACTGCACACACCTCACATTGGGTCTGGGTGACGATGACATCCGGTTGTAAGTTTTGCATCTGGTCGACCAGGACCTCATACAAGGAAAGGGCTGTCTGAAGACGTTCCGAAACCTGGGCATGGATAGCTTGGCTTGTTCCCTCAGCATTCACCGTGGCTTGAGTACAAACAGGCAGTTGGGTAATGTCAGAAGGAAAATCGCATTCGTGTGACCGGCCGACAAGCTGAGCGCGGCAGCCCAATGTGCAGACCATTTCTGTTCCGCTAGGAATCAACGACACAATTCGAGAAGACACAATATTTCCTTGAAGGAGAATAGGATGGGGAGGAATAATTGCTCATCCTACCTGAGGAGGGCAGGGCATCCGCAACATCTTTTTGTTTGCTTGTGCTGTTCGGGAGGGAGCCGGAAGAGAATGGAAGCTACCTTCCATCTATGGTACAAAGGTACATTCACCATGATCCGGCAAAACAATATCGATCATGTCTTGTGTATACCAAAATCAAAATCGCTATTGATCACAGAAATCTGATCTGCATTTATCAAGGAGGTATGTATGGCAGCCAAAGCGTATATTCTCATGAAAGTCAAAGCAGGAAAAGTCCAAGACGTATTAGAGACCCTCAAAGCCCTTTCTGGCGTGGAACAAGCTCATGCCTGTTTCGGTCAGCCGGATATCTTTGGTCTGGTCAATGCGCCTGATGACCGCGCACTGTCCAACCTCATCATGGCCAAAATCCACACAATCCCTGGAGTGGAAGAAACTGACACCCACATCGTCGTCCAGGATTAGTTTTTCTTTATCCTTGCGGTAGAAGCGGGGGACGACTCAAGGGGTAGGACCAAGAGCCCAGGACGAACTGAGGATTCTGGATGAGATGGAGAACACCTATGCTCCAGATTGTGGCCAGTTGCTTCCTCGTATTTACCATCCATCCAGGCGCTTCTGTTAGGCCGAGAGAGAACGAGAGAGAAAAGGATGCTGTAAAGAAAAAGCCGGGGTCTTTTGACCCCGGCTTTTGTCGTGATTCCGATTCGATATGAAATGAAATATTGAGATCAGAACAAACCGGATGCATGGCCGGAATTGGCCATGAAAAATAGCATAGGTATGGACAGTAGGGTATTGGTGCGTGACGCCAATAGAGCCATCCGCCCGGCCTTGGCTTTTTCTTCGGGTGTGGCTTCCTTGAGCCCAAGGACTTTCTTCTGATTGGGCCAAATGATTCCCCACACATTCAGCAACATGATCGTACCCAGCCAGGCGCCCATGCCGATCACGGCATCCTGTCCCTGCAGCATAAAGGCACTTCCCATCCGATGCTGATTCATCAGTAAGGCGGCGCCAAATATCCAGGTAAACAGGGCTCCCCAGCGAAACCACCAGAGTGCATTGGGCACCAGGTGTTTAAAGGCTTCAGCTTTGGTTTCGGGTGTGACGGCTTTGAGAAATGGCACTTGGATGAAATTAAAGTAATAGAGAATTCCAATCCAGGTAATGCCCGCGAGGAAATGTCCCCACGCTAATAAACTTTCCATAAAATGTCCTCGTATTCGTTAGGTTGATTAATTTAATTGTCGGAGGTGAGAGGTGTCACACCAGCATTTTGACCAGGCCGTACAGGACCACGGTCAATACAAAGCCAGCAATGATGGTGCCAGAGATCGTATCGAGCGGATTGCCCATTGTCTTCCTCCTTTATTGTTCGTAGAAATGAGAAGCGGGTTGTGTCATGTGGCGTACGGAATGTAGCCAACAACTATCTGGTGCCATAGCGTAACGTAGACCGGCTATCTTGTTCAAGATATCTGACAAAAGGATTCGCAATCCTTCACTTTTGGATGTTCCGACGCGTCTTTGGTGGAGTAGAAGCCGGTAGACAGAACCGCCACAGTTTCTTTGCCCATTCTCCCGCATAGTCCACGCCAATTCGAGGCAGAGTCTGAATCTGTTTTGGCGAGACGGCCAGACCGTGGTTTTCGATCCAAAGCGTGGTGCCGATGGTGGCATCCAATCCGTTATGGGTACGATCAATTTCTAGAAATCGGCAGACCCGACCAGGACCGTCGATGCGTCGGGGCAAATCCGGCGAATGATCTTTGCCCAGGATTTCCAGTCCTCGAATTAAGACTGCGGCAGGATATTCTTCCTGTTCGGTCACGATATTGAGACAGTGGTACATTCCATAAATCAGATACACATAGGTGAAGCCAGCCGGGCCAAACATGATTTCTGTACGTTTCGTTCGACCTTTGGAGGCATGACAGGCTTTATCTTTGGGTCCGACATAGGCTTCCGTATCCACAATTTTAGTCTGAATCGTACCGGTTGGAGCCTGCTTAATCAGTACTTTCCCCAGCAATTCCTTGGCGACCTTCAACGTCGGTCGTTCATAAAAATCTCGTAATAAGGGGTTTGGAAGCTTTGCGGTCATAGGGAATTAGGTGACATGAGGGCCGTAGGGCGGCAGAGTGGTCAACCGTCCATCGTCAAGTGGTCCGCCAACCGTGAAATGATAGAGCGATTGCCACTTGGTTTGAGGATGAACGCCGAGCACCCGATGCACCGGATCATCAAAAAAACAGCCGATCCCCGTTGACCGGATTCCAGCCGCTTCGGCCTCCAAATAGAGCACCTGGCCGATCAGCCCGGCTTCCCAAAACAACCGTTTGTAAAACCACGGGCCGAACGTGTCTAAGCTGTCATCGAATTCTGCCACCATTCCGAGAGCGAACGCACTGTCACCTGCAATGTCCTGTCCGCAACTGAGTTGTTTGGCCAGGTTTTGGGCGTTGCCTTCTTCTAGCAGATAGAGCGGAAGATCGCGTGGGCATGCTTCAGGAGTCGACCAGACAAACTGCTCATGCATCGCGCTTTTAAAAGACGAGATGTCCCGGTGGTTCGGACTTCGGTTGAGCCAATACAGACCCGGTGAGAGCCCGTCTATGCGGTGAATGAACAAAAAGAGGTGAATCGTGGGTTCCCAGGGAATGGCATCCCAGGGCATGGGGCGATCCGGAAGAGGCAAGCCCCCACTTGGCATAATCCGTTGCAACATGGTGAAAAAACGATCGGCGGAGAGGCCGGTTCGTCCGTCAAATGAGACGGCGCTCCGTCGTTGATGGATGATCTGCCCTGCCAAGGGTTCGGGTTCAAATTCTTCTCGTTCGTTCATAGGGGCAGTTGGGGAATGAAAGGTCATGCGTTCGGGTTCTTGGGTCGATTTCCAGGACGCGTCTGAGACGGAATCGATTATTTCCCACAAAACCGGCTCATCTTTGCTCAAACGGTTTGCCGTGCCTTTCCACTCCCCTGATGACAGCATTGCATCATCGATTTCGTGGAATGCCAGATTCAGAGTGGGAGGGGGTTGAAGGTTTCCTGGCCAGACGGCCGCCAATAGTTCCGGGAATTCTGGTTCGGCCTGGTGGAAGTCCTGTTTTCGAGTCAAACCCAAGAGCCGTGCAATCGTCTCGTCCGTCGTGCCACTCAACACCAACAAATTCCAGCCTAAGGTGGCCGCGGCAATTCGCAACGTGCCAATGGCATGGCCCATATCATGTTGGCAGTATCGAAAGGCCCGCTCTCCATATTTCCATGCTTCCCGCCAATGAATAGACGTGAGGCCTACCAGAAATCCCTCAGAAGGCATGCCTTGGAGTATCGATTGGGCGAGTTCAGGAGGAAGAGCCCAACGGTGTTCAAGGGCATGTTCCTTCGGAGCATAGTGGTACAGCCCTGGTTCCACTAAAAGGTGAGGCAGGGAACCTGTGAAGAGATACCCCTCCGTGGGGTGGAGGTTGCCGCTGGAAGGATTACTTCGTAATGCCCAGCTGGTTCCGTTGTAAGCTTTCCACGCCGTGAGTGATAACCCATATTCGAAGAAGCGAGAGAGGGTGTTGAGGGTCATGGGTTGTGAAGGGATCGAATGTGGATAAAAGAGAGACTCATAGGCTGGCGAAAGCGGGTCTTCGTCGAGTGTAAGATGAGGAAGCGCGATGAGCGGAGCGCCTTCGAATCGGCGAAAGGGGTTGGGCTGATTCGCCCAATCTAAATGTCCTAACGAGCGGGCGTACCGGTTGAACTCATGTTTGGTCTGCTCATGGTAGTGCTTAACGCGATCAAGAGCAGTTCTGGCTTCCTGTTGGGCGATGTCGGTCTTCATAAAGGCAAGTGTAGCACCGTGAGAGGGGAGTGGAACAAGAAGGCCTGTCCCGCCTCGGCGGGTCGGCTTTAGAACCAGGTCTATTTAGGCGGGAGGGGTCTACACGTCCAGATTGTCAGCCAACCCGGCGTTGGCCATGAGAAATTCGTATCGGGCCTCTGTGCGTTTGCCCATCAAATCTTGAAAGGTCCGGTCGGTGTGCAGTTCATCTAACAGTTCGACTTTGAGTAAACGACGCGTGTCGGGGTGTAAGGTAGTGACTTTAAGCTGTTGAGGAAACATTTCTCCTAACCCTTTAAAGCGGCTGATGGTCGGATTGGCATTGCTTCGCGCCCCGCCTACGATGCGTTCCTTTTCTTCGTCGGTGCCGGCCCAGTGGACTTCTTTCCCGATTTCAATTCGGTAAAGAGGTGGTTGAGCAATGTAGACATGGCCTTGCCGGATGAGATCAGGCATGTGCCGGAAGAAAAACGTCAGTAACAGTGTGCTGATGTGATAGCCGTCAATATCGGCATCCATCAACAGGATGATTTTATGGTACCGGAGTTTTTTGAGATCAAAGTCTTTGCCGACCCCACAGCCCAGGACTTTTACGACATCGGCCAGCTCTTTATTTTCCACCACTTTGGCCAGCGTGAGTTCTTCCGTATTCAGCACCTTTCCCCGAATGGGAAGAATGGCTTGATTTTTTAAGTCACGACCTTGTTTGGCTGTCCCGCCTGCGGAGTCGCCCTCGACGATAAACAGTTCGCTGATGGTTGGATCCGTGCTCTGGCAGTCGGCCAGTTTTCCCGGAAGATTGAGACGATGGCTGATGGCCGACTTTCGCATCACGGCTTTGGAGGCTTCACGTGAAGCCTCACGGGCTCTGGCCGCCAGCAACATACGACCCACGAGGGTTTCGGCAATGCTTTGATTTTCGTTGAGATAGGTTTCAAAGGCCGGTCGAATCAGACTATCCACTTGTGCCTGCACTTCCGGATTATTGAGCCGTTCCTTCGTTTGACCCTGAAACTGCGGGTGGAGGACAAGCACGCTCAAGACGGCCGCCATGCCCTCGCGAATGTCTTCGGCTTGGAGGGACAGGCCTTTGGGCGTAAGATTATGGGTGTCGATATAGTTGCGTGCAGCCTTCACGATGCCGCCACGTAATCCCATTTCATGCGTGCCACCATTGGGGGTTGCCACGCCATTGACGTAACTTTTGACAAATTCGGCGGGTTCATCGGTCCATTGCAAGGCCACTTCCATACTCAGACTCTGCGATGTTCCTTGAGGGCCTGGCGAGCCATTTTTTAATTGGCGTTCCAGGTAAAAGACGAAATCGACTGTCGTTTTTCGACCGCGATCCGCCACTAATTTTCGCAAGTATTCCTGGATTCCCTGTTCGTGATGGAACAGATGAGTTTCTCCGGTGGTGCCATCTTTAAACGTGAGCTTAAGCCCTTTGTGCAGATAGGCCTTGGCATCCAGCGTTTCCTGCAACACGGCAGGGTCGAATTGAATCGTTTTGCCAAAGATTTTTGGATCGGGACGAAAATAGACCGAGGTCCCGGTTCCTCGGGCATTACCCAAGGCTTTGACGGGACCTTGGGGCACACCTGCTTGATACGTCTGTTCCCATTCCTTGCCCTCACGTTTGACCTGAACTTCCAAGTGACGGGACAGGGCATTCACGACCGAAGCGCCGACCCCATGCAAGCCCCCGGAATGGATGTAACTTCCCGTATCAAACTTACCTCCGGCATGTAAGGTCGTCATAATAATTTCCAATGCCGACTTTTTGTGTTTGGGATGTTTATCCACCGGAATGCCACGACCGTTGTCGGTGATGCGGAGACCTTCACGGGATTTATCCAATTCCACGATGATGTGAGTGGCGTAGCCATTGATGACTTCATCGATGGCGTTATCCAGAATTTCCCAGACTAAATGGTGCAGCCCCGTCTTATCGGTGCCTCCGATATACATCGCAGGGCGGCGTCGGACGGGTTCAATACCCTCCAGCACCAAGATGTCACTGGCATCATATGTTTTACCCATGAACGAATCCTCGTGAGTGAATGAGAATGAAAAAGGTCAACAGGGTCTTTGTAAAATTCACCTGGAAGCTAAGGGGCACCTTCTGATTGGAAGATCGGAACGGTTAATTCAGCTGGAACCATGCCGGTCAGGCGACCCCGCCTAAACAAGGGATGCCCTTTTCCTCCACGCCCAACCACCTGGTACTTGCGAAGAGAGACGGAAAGGGTTCCCCCGTCTTCTTTTATAAGCACCAGTTCCTCTTCTTTTGAGGACAATAAGCTAAATCCTACCACGGTATCGTCCCCGTCTAATTTCAAAACGATGACTCCACGTCCGGGTCCGGCCAGTTGCGCGACCTCCTCGGCCTGACAGAGCAAGGCTCGTCCTTGAGCCGAGACGACGGCCACGACGGTTTTTTTCAGAGGAGCGGTCACCTGGCTGACCCCGACGACTTCTTCCCCTTCCTTGAGTTTACAAAATTTTCGGCCAAGACGGGTCGAAGGCTCCTGGAAGGTGTCT contains:
- a CDS encoding 6-carboxytetrahydropterin synthase, with amino-acid sequence MPKATLTKRLEFCSSHRYHNPQWDDAKNRAVFDLCNNVNTHGHNYLLEVTLRGDIDPVTGMIINLYDLKNILNAVLEQFDHKNLNLDTPYFSERIPTTENFAIILWHILEKHPDLPNPDALRLYEDETLYAEVNASFMDGDLQSSQRDSALIARRYAFSAVHQLRTSNPQGHDYDLWIAIKGLISPDTGQVMNLDTVDQIVRTHVITRFDQRNLSQDQAFANIPVTDSALAKVIWETLVPHFEAPPLYRVSVSQQPGAVAVYSV
- the erpA gene encoding iron-sulfur cluster insertion protein ErpA; this encodes MVTITEIAEQKIKELIKEEENSVGLRIYVKGGGCSGYQYGMSFEDKTSDDDTIIEKGDVKVIVDSQSAPMLSGAEVDYVDSLQGSGFAIKNPQAKSTCGCGSSFST
- a CDS encoding DUF3501 family protein, with amino-acid sequence MNLLTPQDLLSAAQYEENRADIRQRIITLKKRRRISVGELVTLVFENRETLLFQIQEMIRIERIFDPGKIQEECDVYNALLPGRDELSATLFIEITDSEKIQSMLDSFQNIDQSDTVGLKVGDTSVFANFEAGHSKEDKISAVHFVRFSTTQTFRDLLAQDEVPAFLTILHPQYRTEAPVPQELRQEWLKDLE
- a CDS encoding heterodisulfide reductase-related iron-sulfur binding cluster, which encodes MADEKGCRPAISLPKPFQATSQPVPKFDLITPGWTRSQLETETRRIFDVCDGCRRCFNLCPSFNTLIDRIDEYESDSTKFTPQDFTKVEQECYYCKLCFNHCPYSPPHQYDLDFPRLMAAWKKQRTAEGGATWRDKLLIQTDLIGKLGSLTAPLTNWALRTPWLRSLAERMVGVHKNRQVLPFQSQTFTQWWNQRKPAPASRSQGKVAFFPSCLVTYQVTDIGKATVQILEKNGIEVVVPPDQQCCGMPRFDLGDTDGMAKIAESQYRLFAPYLDQGYDIVVPAPSCSLMFKREYPYLKPTPEMKHLSERTFDLCEYLMRLKREGKLSLDFQFNPGRVAYQIPCHLRDQNIGFKSKELLELTGATVHLIEKCSGHDGAWSAKTEFFDLSMKIAKKAVREIQEEPFDVVASDCPLSALQLDQALQTAPTQSTLHPIQVVRNAYGLTP
- a CDS encoding rubrerythrin family protein, which codes for MGKALKGTKSHENLKAAFAGESQANRRYLYFARRADIEGYTDIGGLFRDTSEAETGHAFGHLDFLKEVGDPATGVPIGNTEANLKASIEGETYEYTQMYPGMAKTARDEGLEELAEWFETLAKAERSHANRFTKGLETLKQG
- a CDS encoding transcriptional repressor, which translates into the protein MDISFNDIKQKFQGCGLKTTPQRTAIYDALLRSTAHPTAEDLFTQVAPQFPMMSLNTVYYTLGVLRTSGLIHEVNIGHTRARFDANLSPHHHLICVECQAIVDVMDPRLNRLTSPAGIPKDFEITSYQVAFRGYCGSCRRHRGRSINHSSSGLHPTTVKGGLHGKSS
- a CDS encoding cobalamin-binding protein is translated as MVSSRIVSLIPSGTEMVCTLGCRAQLVGRSHECDFPSDITQLPVCTQATVNAEGTSQAIHAQVSERLQTALSLYEVLVDQMQNLQPDVIVTQTQCEVCAVSANEVQRALHDLVGSSPTLISLSAQDLSGVWDDLTRVAEGLGQQAAGQEFMKQAHQRMGDIAEYSQQQLTPPTVACIEWMEPLMAAGNWVPELVHLAGGQSVFGQQGKHAPWITWEALVDSDPDFLVLMPCGFSMARIQEEMPVMTSHPFWPQLRAVQNQKVYLTDGNQFFNRPGPRLVESLEILAEILHPTHFQFGHEGQGWRQWVPKER
- a CDS encoding Lrp/AsnC ligand binding domain-containing protein, which codes for MAAKAYILMKVKAGKVQDVLETLKALSGVEQAHACFGQPDIFGLVNAPDDRALSNLIMAKIHTIPGVEETDTHIVVQD
- a CDS encoding urate hydroxylase PuuD, with amino-acid sequence MESLLAWGHFLAGITWIGILYYFNFIQVPFLKAVTPETKAEAFKHLVPNALWWFRWGALFTWIFGAALLMNQHRMGSAFMLQGQDAVIGMGAWLGTIMLLNVWGIIWPNQKKVLGLKEATPEEKAKAGRMALLASRTNTLLSIPMLFFMANSGHASGLF
- a CDS encoding DNA-3-methyladenine glycosylase; the protein is MTAKLPNPLLRDFYERPTLKVAKELLGKVLIKQAPTGTIQTKIVDTEAYVGPKDKACHASKGRTKRTEIMFGPAGFTYVYLIYGMYHCLNIVTEQEEYPAAVLIRGLEILGKDHSPDLPRRIDGPGRVCRFLEIDRTHNGLDATIGTTLWIENHGLAVSPKQIQTLPRIGVDYAGEWAKKLWRFCLPASTPPKTRRNIQK
- a CDS encoding SagB/ThcOx family dehydrogenase, whose protein sequence is MKTDIAQQEARTALDRVKHYHEQTKHEFNRYARSLGHLDWANQPNPFRRFEGAPLIALPHLTLDEDPLSPAYESLFYPHSIPSQPMTLNTLSRFFEYGLSLTAWKAYNGTSWALRSNPSSGNLHPTEGYLFTGSLPHLLVEPGLYHYAPKEHALEHRWALPPELAQSILQGMPSEGFLVGLTSIHWREAWKYGERAFRYCQHDMGHAIGTLRIAAATLGWNLLVLSGTTDETIARLLGLTRKQDFHQAEPEFPELLAAVWPGNLQPPPTLNLAFHEIDDAMLSSGEWKGTANRLSKDEPVLWEIIDSVSDASWKSTQEPERMTFHSPTAPMNEREEFEPEPLAGQIIHQRRSAVSFDGRTGLSADRFFTMLQRIMPSGGLPLPDRPMPWDAIPWEPTIHLFLFIHRIDGLSPGLYWLNRSPNHRDISSFKSAMHEQFVWSTPEACPRDLPLYLLEEGNAQNLAKQLSCGQDIAGDSAFALGMVAEFDDSLDTFGPWFYKRLFWEAGLIGQVLYLEAEAAGIRSTGIGCFFDDPVHRVLGVHPQTKWQSLYHFTVGGPLDDGRLTTLPPYGPHVT